The Gemmatimonadales bacterium nucleotide sequence TTTGAAGAACGGGAGGTCGACACTCTCGCTGTACTCGGTCTGGATGGTGATCCGATTGGGCCGGCCGCCGCGGGTGATGTGGAAGCGCGGGGTCTGGCCGAGGAGGGAGTCTGCCTGGGCACGCAGGTGGATGGCAATGACGGTGTCGGAGGAGCTGGATGCCATGTGCGCCTGGCTTCGCATGTCGTCCAGCATCTCGTAATATCGGAGATATACCTGGCCGATGTGAACGCCGTAGTACAACGCGCCGACGAACAGGGCGAGCGACACGAGACAGCCCAAGGTGCTGGTGCCGCGGCGGAGCGCCGGCGGGCGCCCTACCATTGCGACTGCGCTCCTTCGACGATGTAGGTCACCAGCTTGTCGAGCGCCTTCTGGCGGCCCTGGGCCTCCTGCCCTTGGGTATAGTCCCCCTCAAGCAGGAGACCGCTGCGCTCCCACAGCGGCTTCCCCGCGCGCTGATCCTGGATCTGGACCGACACGGTGATGTGGACCAGGCGGCGGGTGACGTTCACCTGCGACTCTCCTTCGTTGCCCGAATACTGCACCGGGATGTCGGGCTCGTATCGGGAGATGGTCCCGCGGACCACGGCATCGGCCTGGGCCTCGCTGGCGGCCCGGAGGCCGAGGCGGCTCTGAACGGCATCGCGCACCCGCACCGCGACTTCCTGGGTCAGGGTGGGCTCGGAGGTCTGATTGTCGAAGGGGAGCAGCGCCACGGTCTTGATGTTGGAGGGCAGCCCGCCGCCGGCGAAGCCGTAGAGACAGGCGGCCAGCCCGACGGTGCTAAGGCTTGCGAGCAGTCCAGATGTCAGGCGCAAAATGGGCCCGCGCAGTGGAGAGGAAGGTCAGATTGAGCTTGGCCGGCACGGTTGGCACCAGCAGCCGCGCGCTCACGGGAGCGCCCGACGGGTCGAGGGTCGTCTCGGCTCGCCCGACCACCTTCCCGGCGTGGCGCACCTCCGCAACGAGCTTGCCCGCCTTGCCCGTGGTCCGCACGTACTCCACGGTGTCGGTCGGGCCGTCGTAGCGCCAGCTGATCACATCGCCTTTCGTCAGGCCGCGAAGCTCGGCGCCCTCGTCCGGCATCCGTGCGATGCCGAACATGGCCCACATCAGCGGGTAGTTGGGCACCAGCTTCTTGACCGCGTCAGGCGGCTCGGCCCAGAGCGGCCGATCGCCGATTACGGCCGCCGACGCGGCGCCCGACCCGAACGGCCCCGCCACATCGAAGCGCAACGAGTCGGGCGGGGCGATGCGCGCGCTGCCCCTGCCGCCAGCACTGGAGCGCTCGTCCTGAAAGAGCCACTTGAAGCGATGCAGCTTGTGCTCGATGGGGCGCGTCGCGTTGACCCAGGTGGACACCTGCTCGAGAGTGACCGGGCCTGCACCTTCGGGCACCAGCGGACCGGGCGCGGTGCGGCACCCCACCGAGGCCAGCGCAAGATATGCCAGGCAGCTTCCTCGGTCAACGAAAACGCGTTGTCGCATCAATAGTTATAGCCGAAGAAGAAGCTGAGGAAACCGGCGTCCCTCTGATCCGGGGCGAGGCCGTAGCCCTGGAAGTCATCGTTGCTGAAGCGCCGACCCAGGTCGAGCCGCAGCACGGCCAGCGGTCCGAGCGCCATGCGGAAGCTAATCCCGTAGCTCCCCAGCAGGGCTCTCGAGGTCGTGGTCGGGAAAGTGGCTTGCCCCATGTCGGTGAACAATCCGGCCTGGATCTCGGGAAAGGTGATGTCACCGAGTCCCGTGCCGAGCGTGAGGTGGGTAAGCAGGGGGAAGCGAAGCTCCTGGTTGAACATGAAGGCCCGGGACCCGACGATGTAGCCGAACTGAGGATAGCCGCGGAGGCCGAGTGTGCCTCCGATGTTGATGCGGCGGGGCCGGTCGCCGCCGCTGTAGTAGCCCAGCGCCCGGAGCGCCCAGGCGCCCCGGCGGCCGACCCGAAGGTAACGCCGCCAGTCGCCGCTGAAGATGTAGCTGTCGAAGCGGCCGTTGGAGAAATCGCTGGAGACACCGGCCGTGAAGCTCACGCGCCCGCCGTCGATGGGGCCGCTGTTGATCCAGAGCGAGTTGTCGTGGACGTAGCTCAAGTAATGGGAGGCGATCCAGCCGATCCGGCGGGGCTGGTCGACCGGCAGAGTGAAGTCCACCCGGTCCGAGTGCTCGGCGACGAACGTGCCCTCGATCCGGGTGAAGCGGCTCAGCGGATAGCGCAACACGCCGAGCACGCCGTAGGCGGTCTCGTCGTAGGAGACCACCTGTTCGCCCTCGAAGTTGCGGCTCTTGGTGCGGAAGGCACCGATGCCCCAGTTGACCCGGCGCGACTGGTTCAGGTACAACGCCTGGCCACTCAAGTTGGAGAGGATGCTGCCGAGGCGGCGGCCCTGGAAGGAGGAGACGGAGCCGAGCAGCAAATTGTCGCCCAGCAGATCGCTCATGACGAAGAAGATCCCCTGGGCCCCACCGAAGCCCGGCACGATCACCGCATCGCCCGCGGCGAAGTCCAGGCTCAGCCGCCTCCGGTACGGCTCGTGTGAGGCGGCCAGGCTGACCGTGTCCGTGGGCAACTGCCAGTTCCACTTGCCGTCGGGCGCGGGCGGCGGCAGGTCGAAGCGATCGGCGCGGGCCGCCGAATCGACCGGATAACGGTACAGGTTCCAGCTCAGGTCGTGAAATCCGCCGACCACCAGGCCGGCGCTGTCGGGCAGAGGCACCGCGTCGAACGCGCCAGTCCAGGCCGAGGTCTCCCGCCGCCCCCCGCCGAGGGTATCCACCGAGAAGACGTTGAGAACGCCATCGCGATCGGAACTGAAGTAGATCCGGCCGTCCTGGGCCCAGATCGGCGCCTCGTCGACCCAGTGACCGGAGGTGAGCTGGCGGGAGCGGCCAGTCGCGACATCCAGCAGGAAAAGGTTGACGGCGCCCTCCATCCCGCCGGCGGTCCGGTCGGATGCGAAGACGATGTGGCGTCCATCGGGGCTGGGAGAGGGGTCGAGGTCCTGGTAGCGATCGTTGGTGAGGGGCTCGAGCTTGCCATCCGAGATCCGGACCCGATACAGATCCGACACGCCACTCTGGGAGAGGCCGCTCACCACGATGCTCTCGCCATCCGGCATCCAGTGGGGAGAAAGCAGCGAGACCAGCTCGGAGAACTGATAGCGTCCCGCCACTCGCCGGCGGTCGAGATCCCACACCACGAGCGCGTCCCGGTCGCCGTAGCGCGCGGTGAAGAGCAGGATGCCCCGACGCGACGCATCCATGCGGGACTCGAACGGATGAAACGACTCGAGCTGAGCCGACCGGCCGCCGGTCACCACCGCGTGGGCCCGCCCGCCCTCGAGCGACTTTCGGTAGATCGCGACGTAGCCGGTGGCCGGCGAGAGGTACGCCACATCGCCCGACTCGCCGTCGGCCGTGTCGGGAAGCAGCACCGGCTTCACCGCCAGCTTGGCCACCTCGGTACCCAGGACGCTGAGCGGAGCGAGAGTGTCGGCCGAGGGGTAGTACCGCCGGCGCATGGCCAGCTGGAACTCCTCGTTGAGCTGATCCAGGTTTCGGCCATAGATCGACTGCATGGCCGCGTCGAAGGTGGGGTGCCGGTTGTATTCCTTGTACATCAGCGCCACCCGCCAGTCGCCGTAGGTATCGGCCAGCCAGCGATGAATCTGCCCGCCGATGGGGTAGACCAGTCCGCTGGTGACCCAGGTGAGCTGCTTGAGGGTCGGCAGGCGGCCGGTGAGGGTGAGGTCCCGCATGACCATCTCGTCGCGCGCGTCCTGCCCGCCGGACCAGAGCTCCGCCAGGCCCTCGCTCCACCACAAGGGAAAGGCAAAGCGACTGGAGCGAGGGGCCTGGATATAGCTCTCCGCCTGGAGGTCGAGCTGGAACACGTGGACCATCTCGTGCCGCATGGTATGGCGGAACTCGGCGAAGTTGCCCCGGAAGGGGAGCGACACCCGACGCTTGAGAAAGTCGGTCACGCCCAACAGCCCCTCAGGCGGGGTGTAGGGGAGCACGTTGGTCTGCTCGAAATCGGTATGAGACGCGTACACGATGAGGGGAATACGGTTGGTCACCTCGTGCTGGAACTGCATGGCCAGCGTGTCGTAGCTCTCCTCTGCATAGCTCAGCGCGGCCGGAGCGAGGTCGGCCTCGGCCGGGTAGTAGTAGAGATCGACGTGCTCGCCCCGGAGAATGCGCCAGTCCAGCTTGCGATATTGGATCTTGTTCTGGCCGAAGGCGAAGAACTGCGCTGCCGCCGGGTGAGCGGCGACGCTCAGCAATACGCCGAGCAGGAGGGCGCGGGCGAGCAGAAATCGGGAGCGCTGGGTCATCGGCGGATCGTGCGGATCACGTCCCCCTGTGTGATGCGGGTCAACGTCACGGTGCCTCCGACCACGCGGCCGAACACCGTGTAGGTGCCGTCCAGGTGGGGCTGCGCGCTCAGGTTGATGAACCATTGGCTGGAGCCGCTGTCGGGGCCGGAGAGCGCCATGCCCACGACCGGCCCGTCGTAACGGATGCGGTTGATCTCGTCCCGGATGGCGCCCCCCGGTCCGCCGAACCCATCACCCCGCGGGTCGCCGTCCTGGATGACGAAGTTGGGCACCACCCGGTGCCAGTGGTGCCCGTCGAAGAAGCGGCGATCCACCAGACGCAGGAAGTTGGCGACGGTGAGGGGAGCGTCGGGGCCGAGCAGCTCGACCTCGATGGGGCCGCGGCCTTCGGTGTCGATGATGACATGCGGGCGCGCCACGGAATCGCTGGCGGTGAGATACCGGCGCACCAGGTCGCGGTAGTCTTCCAGCGTGCGACCGGTCGCGAGGGGGTACGCCGCACCCCAGCGCTCGGCCGCCTCGCTCCAGTTGTCCTCGGCCCAGCGGCGGATCAGATAGTTGGCCGGCCTGGTGGAAGTCTGAAGGAACTCCCGCTCGACCCGGGCCCGAGCCGCGGGACCGCTCTTCTGGATCGCCAGGATGCCACCGAGGGCGGAGAGGGCCGCCTCGGGGAAGGAGTCGTGCCCGGTACGGGCGTACATCGCGGCCAGGGCCGGCAGGTCGGCCGGGTCGGCGGCCCGCGCCACCGCGTCGGCCGCGACGCTCCGCACGCCGGCGTCGGGGTGCGAGAGGAGCGGCCGGGCCGCGGCGAGGAGCGCCGGATCGGGCCCCTGCAGTGCATCGGACCACGCTAGCAGTCCGGCCGCGACCACCCGACCGTCAGCATCCGCGAGAAACCAGGGCGACTTTCCTGGACTGGCCACCGCCGAACCCTCGGCCGCGGCGGCCCGCTCTCGCCAGTCGGCGCTCCCGCGCCAGGGCGCGGCCGCCGCGGCGAACGCGGCGGTATCGATGCGGGCCAAGGCCACCAGCGAGGCGCGCCGGGCGGCAAACGTCCGCTTTCCCTTCATCACCTTCAGCAGGCCCTTGGCGGCCTCGGAGCCGCCGAGCTGCCCCAGCGCATCCGCCGCCTGCACCTGGGCGTTGGGCAAGGGATCATCGAGCAGCGGCGTCACGCGCACGGCGAGGGTCGAATCGTGATAGCTCCCGAGCGCCAGGAGGGCGTTGATCTTCACCAGAGGGCTCGGATCGACCACGCTCCGAACCAGCAGGTCCGAGGCGCTGGCGGGCGCCAGCTTGGCCGTCTCGGCAAAGCTCCGCGTCATTCCCCGAGCAGCCAGCGAGCGGATGAAGGGATCGGAATCCTTGAGCGCCAGGAGCAGCCGATTGGCGGCGGCCGGCGCGCGGAGCCGTGCCAGGGCAAAGACCGCACGCCAGCGGACGCTGCCACTGGTGTCGTCGGTAAAGGGGAGCAGTCCCTGGATCGGGGCGTCGGCGCCGAGACGCCAGGACTCCAGCACCAGCTGGTTGATCACCGACGCGGGATCGGCCACCGAGAGGACCACCCGGTGGCCCAGCACGGCGGAAAAGAACTCGCCCACGCGGCGGCCCCCGATCTTGGCGAGGGCGGTGACCGCCTCTCCCGCGGAGACCGACTCCAGCGGCGGTGTCCCGGTCAGGCGGTCGATCAGCGGCTGAACGGCCGCCGTGTCTCTCAGCAGGCCGAGGCCGAACGCCGCGGCCACCCGAACGGTGGAGTCCGGATCGGCCAACACCGGCACCAGGAGCGGTGTGGCGCGCAGGTCACCGATCCGGCCGGCACCGACGGCCGCGATCCGGCGGACCAGCGAGTCGGGTGAGACCAAGGCTCTGCGGTAGAGGTCCGGCTGAAAGTCGCGCGCGTCCTCGGCGGCCAGGAGCGGCGCGAGCTGCTCGATCACTGCCTCCTGCTGCGCCGCCAGCGGGGCGGCGACGAGCGGCAGGAGACCGCCCAGGCACAGGGCGACGAGCCAACGTCCGGCCCGCACCCGGCTACAGGGCATGCTGCCTCCCTCGCGTTTGGCGCTCGATGCCGAGCTGCAGCCGGACCGGGTCGGGAATAGCAACGAGGGCGCTTCGGACGGCATCGGGTAGTCGGGTGAGGGTCATGGCCGTGCTCAGCGCCATCAGCGACGTGAACGCGGTGGCCAACAGGCGTCCGTCCTCGGCGTGCTCCACACTGTAGCCGAAGTCGATCCGCCGGGAGCCCACTTCGCGCACCCAGCAGCGGATGCGGAGGGAATCGTCGAACCGGGCAGGCTCGCGGTAGCGGACGGCCACCTCGCCCACCACCAGGCGGAGGCCGGCGTGCTCCAGCTCGCGATAGCTCATCCCGCTCAGCCGCAGGTGTTCGGTCCGCGCAATGTCGAGCCACACGAGGTAGCGGGCGTGGTAGACGACCCCCATCTGATCGGTCTCGGAGTAGTTGACCCGCACCAGCGTCTCCGAGACCTCAGGAACGGTCATGGGTCAGCCTCATGGGGTGAGAGACGTCCGGACGCCGGTCCGAGACACCGCCGCGGCGCCGGCCCGCGGTTGCGGCCGGATGGCAAGCGATCCATCTTTGGCGCCGTGCTGGGGCATGCGCTCGTCGTCGTCTCCGACGCCCACCTGGGTGGAGCACCGCCTGACGTCGAGGAGAGGCTCCTGGCCTTCCTCGAGGCCGTGCCGACGCTGGGTGACTGCCTCCTGCTGAACGGCGACCTCTTCGACTTCTGGTTCTCCTACTCGCGGGTCGTTCCCCGGCGCGGCTTTCACGTGGCGGCGGCGCTGGCGGGTCTCGGGCGTCGCCGCCTTCCGATCGTGATGGTGGGGGGAAATCACGACCGCTGGGGCGGCGACTTCTGGGCCCGCGACCTCGGCATTCGATTCGAGCCGCTGTTGGCCAGGTTCGAGATCGGGCGCCGCCAGGTGCTGGCAATCCATGGGGACGGCCTGACCGAGCCCGGGCTCAGGGCGACTCTCGTGCACCGTCTCATCAACCATCGGATCACTGCCGCGGTCTACCGGTGGATTCATCCCGAGCTGGGGCTGCGGTTGGTCGACATCATAGGGCCGCATCTGGGCAACCATGCCCCGGGCGAAGCCGCGGTGGGTGCCGCGGCCGAGCGGCAGCGCCAGTGGGCGGAGCGGCGCCTCACGTCGGAGCCCGAGCTCGGACTGCTGGTGATGGGACACACCCACCGGGCCGCCCTCTCGGAGGCTGCCCCGGGCCGGCAGTACCTCAATCCGGGAGCCTGGTTCGACAACGGGCGGTATGCGGTGGCCACCGAGACCAGCGCCGAGCTTCGCGGATTCACCCCAGCGGCACCACCTCCGCCGCAACCAACCGCTCCCCGATAAAGCGGGATCCGACGGCACGGAAGCGTGCCTCGTCGTCGCTCACGGCGAAGCGGTGCCGGGCGCCGACGCCCGGCGGCGCCTCGATTCCCGCGGCGCGAAGCGCGAGGTCGACCGCGCTCGCGGTTTCCTCGCCGCTGTCGATCAGCTGAACCGACGGCCCCATCACCCGCTGGATGAGCGGCTTCAGCAGCGGATAGTGGGTACAGCCGAGGACGAGCGTGTCGACCTTGACCCGACGGAGCGGCTCCAGGTAGTCGCGCGCGATCAGCTCCGCCGCGGGATGCTCGAACCATCCCTCTTCCACCAGCGGGACGAACAGAGGGCACGGCTGCTGCACGACCACTGCGCCCGGCCGGGCGCGCTGGATGCCGCGGGCGTAGGCGTTGCTCGCGATGGTTCCCGCCGTCCCGATCACGCCGATGGGGCCATTGACCGAAGCGGCGGCCGCGGCGCGAGCCCCCGGCTCGATCACTCCGATCACCGGCACCGGAGACTCCGCCTGCAGCGTCTCCAGCGCGTGCGCGGTGCTGGTGTTGCAGGCGATCACCACCGCCTTGACCCCCTGCCCCAGCAGCCAGTGGAGGATTTCCTGGCTGTAGCGCCTCACCGTCTCGGGGGACTTGGGGCCGTAGGGCACCCGGGCGGTGTCGCCGAAGTAGATGGTCGACTCCCTCGGCAGCCGCTCGAACACTGCGTGGGCGACGGTGAGCCCGCCGATCCCGGAGTCGAAGATCCCGACCGGGGCGCGATTCATCGGACCCTGAAGGGCACCGAGACCGCCGCGCCGACGCCGCCGGGTACCGCCTCCACGCGCAGGTCGCGCGGAAAGTCGGTGAGATGGCCCGACACATATGCTTCGAGGCCGGCGAACAGGTGGTTGAAGGCGAGCAGCACGATCCAGTCCTGGTGCTCACCGGCCTTGTCGTCGGCGCGGGCGGAGTTGGTCCGTCTGAGATAGGCCAGCTCGTGCCGGGTCTTGATGCTCATCCCCAGAGTCAGACCTTCCCAGGCTACGAAGAGGCCGCCGGTCAGCTTCCGGCCCAATTTGGCCTGACCCCAGCCCGGCACCAGGAAGGAGCGCCAGAAGGCGTTCATCGGGCTGACCCGGCGGGCGAGCGAGTCGACCCGAGCGATGGCCGCGGAGTCCTGGGCGGCGAGCACGGGGGCCCCGCCCGCTGCCAGCAGGACGACGAGCGCGAGACGAGCGAGCGGTGCGGCCCGGCGCAGGATCACGCGAGTCCCAGTCAGAGGAGGGGCAGTGGGAACGGGGTGGCGGGAGCGTGTGGGAATCGAACCCACCGGAGCCGCCGGAGGCGCCTCCATCGCGGTTTTGAAGACCGGCCCAGCCACCAGGCCAGATCCGCCCCCGTCAGCTCAGGAAGGTAACACCGCGACGGCTTCGATCTCGACCCGCGCGCCGCGGGGCAGCGCGGCCACCGCCACGGTCGAGCGCGCGGGCCGGTGGTCGCCAAACGCCTGGGCGTAGACCTCGTTCATCCGGGCGAAGTCCGCCATGTCGACCAGGAAGACCGTGGTCTTCACCACGCTGGAGAGCTCGAGGCCCGCCGCCCGAAGAATCGCGCCGAGGTTGGCGAGCACCCGCTCGGTCTGTTCCGCGATGCCACCGTCGACCAGCTCCCCCGTGGCGGGATCGAACCCGACCTGTCCGGCCGTAAACAGGAAGCCATTGGCCCGGGTGGCCTGACTGTAGGGGCCGATCGCGCGGGGCGCGTCCGGGGTCGAAACGAAGCCGGTCGGCATCAGAAGAGTCCCTCGATGGTGCCGTCGGCGTGGACCCGGATCGCCTCGGCGGACGGCGTCTTGGAGAGGCCCGGCATGGTCATGATCTCGCCCGCGAGCGCGACGACGAAGCCGGCGCCCGCGCTGGGGTAGACATCTCGAACGGTCAGGCGGAAGCCCTGCGGCCGCCCCAGCTTGCTGGCGTCGTCGCTGAAGCTGTACTGGGTCTTGGCCATGCATACCGGCGTCTGGCCCAGGCCCATGCCCTCGCACTGGGCGATGGCCTTGTCGGCGGTGGCACTGTAGTCGACGCCCGCGGCGCCGTAGATCTCGCGCGCGATGATCTCGATCTTCTGCTTGATGGGGAGCGCGGCGTCGTAGATCGGCTGGAACGCCGCCTTGCCCTCGGCGAGGGTGGCCAGGATCTCCTTGGCGACGGCCTCGCCACCAGCCCCTCCCTTGGCCCAGACCTCGCTCAGGGCCGCGCGGGCTCCCCAGGTTCCCGCGGCGGCGAGCACCGACCGGATCTCCTCCTCGGTATCGGAGGTGAAGCGGTTGAGGGCGACGATCACCGGCACGCCGAACTTCTGCACGTTCTTCACGTGGGCCTCGAGGTTCACCATCCCCCGCTTGAGGGCGGCCACATCGGGAGTGCCCAGCGCGTCCTTCTTGACCCCGCCGTGCATCTTGAGCGCCCGCACCGTGGCGACCACCACCGCCGCCTCGGGCTTGAGCCCGCCGAACCGGCACTTGATATCGAAGAACTTCTCGGCCCCGAGGTCGGCGCCGAAGCCCGCCTCGGTCAGCACGATGTCCGCGAGGGAGAGCCCCAGCCGGGTGGCGGCGAGCGAGTTGCAGCCGTGGGCGATGTTGCCGAAGGGTCCGGCGTGGACCAGCGCCGGCCCGCCCTCCAGCGTTTGCACCAGGTTGGGGAGGATCGCGTCCTTGAGCAGGAGCGTCATCGCGCCGGCGGCCTTGAGCTCGCCGGCGGTGACCGGCTTCCGGTCGCGGGTGAGCCCGACGATGATCCGGCTGATCCGGGCCTCGAGATCCGTGAGATCGGCGGCGAGCGCCAGGATCGCCATGATCTCGCTGCCGGGCACGATGACGAAGCGGTCCTCGCGCACCGGTCCGGCGTTGATGCCGCCGAGGCTGATCACGATCGAGCGGAGGGCCCGATCGTTCATGTCCATGGTGCGGGGCCAGGTGATCCGGCGCGGGTCGAGGTTGAGGACGTTGCCCTGGTGCAGATGGTTGTCCAGCATTGCCGAGAGCAGGTTATGCGCCGAGGTGATGGCGTGGAAGTCGCCGGTGAAATGGAGATTGATCTCGTCCATCGGCACCACCTGCGCATAGCCGCCGCCGGCCGCGCCGCCCTTGACGCCGAACACGGGGCCCAGCGATGGCTCCCGGATGCAGAGCATGACCTTCTTCCCCAGCCGCCGGAGCGCCTGGCTCACGCCGACGGTGACGGTGCTCTTCCCTTCTCCGGCGGGCGTCGGGTTGATCCCGGTGACGAGCACCAGGCGACCCGTGGGTGCGCGGGCCCGGATGGCCTCGGCACTGATCTTGGCCTTGTGGCGGCCGTACAGGAGAATGTCGTCGGGACCGAGCCCCACCTCGGCGGCCACGTCCTGGATCGGTCGGAGCTTGGCGGCCTGCGCGATGGCGATATCGGAAGGGACGCTGGTCGTCACGAGGGAGCGCTCCGGGCGCTGAGAGGTGGAAGTCGAAACACGCGTGCCGCATTCCGGCCGGTGGCCGCGATCAGCTCCTCGGTGGTCATGCCGCGGAGCCGGGCGATTCGCTCGGCCACGTGACGGACGAACGCCGGCTCGTTCCGCTTCCCCCGGTGGGGCACGGGCGCGAGGTAGGGGCCGTCAGTCTCGAGCAGCAGCCGGTCCAGCGGCGTCTCCAGGATGGCCTCGTCCAGCCGCCAGCTCTTGAAGGTGACCATTCCGCTGAACGACACATAGTGGCGGAGGTCCAACCCCGCCCGCAAGAGGGCGGGTCCGCTGCTGAAGGAGTGAAGGATGGCAGGGACGTCCGGGTGGGCACGCAGCAGGGCGGCAACGTCGTCGTCCGCCTCCCGAGCGTGGATTACGGCCGGCTGGCCGGTCTCCCGGGCCAGCCGGAGCTGGGCCTCGAATGCCGCGCGCTGGGCCTCGCGGGGCGAGTGGTCGTAGTGATAGTCCAGGCCCATCTCACCGGCTGCCACCACTCGCGGGCTCCGGAGCCGCTCGCGGAGCGCGCGTTCAATCTCGTCGCTCCAGATGCGGGCCTCGTGTGGATGGACGCCGGCGGTGGCGGAAAGCCGGGGATCGCTGGCGGCGAGGGCGAGTGCCTGATCGGCCGCGGCGGGCGATTCGCCGATCACCACCACGTGCCCTACCCCGGCGGCCCAGGCCCGGTCCAGCACCTCCGCGCGATCCGGCTGGTAGGTCGGATCGGCGAGGTGACAATGGGTATCGATCAGCACCGGCTCGGCTCGCGGCCGAGTCAGGCGACCGGCTGCGCCTTCCGTCCGGTCACCGGCACACCAGCGGGCTTGGCGGCCCCCAGATGTCCACGGGCAAGTTGACCGGGCCAGCGCTTCTCGATGGCCATGAGCACGGGCGCGGCGATATAAATCGAGGAGAAGGTCCCGGTAAACACGCCGAAGAACATGACCAGCGCGAAGGGACGGATGACCTCTCCGCCGAAGATCGTCAGCGCGGTGAGCGACGCCAGGGTCGTCCCGTGCGTGAGGACGCTGCGGGGCAGCGTCTCGTTGATCGAGCGGTTGAGGATCTGCTCGAAGGTGTCCTTCTTGTGTTTGTGCAGATTCTCCCGGACGCGATCGAAGATGATGATGGTGTCGTTGAGGGAGTACCCGACCATCGAGAGCACGGCGGCCACGACCGTGAGGCTCACTTCCAGCCGCAGGGCGCCGATGAACGCGACGGTCGCCAGGATGTCGTGCGCCGTCGCGGTCACCGCGGCGAGCCCGAATCGCCACTCGAAGCGGTAGGCGAGATACGCCAGCACCGCGAAGAAGGAGAGGAAGATCGCCAGGAACGCCTTCTGGCGCAGCTCGCCGCCGACCTTGGGGCCGACCGCCTCGGTGCGGACCACCGTGTACTTCCCCGCCCCGAGCGTAGCATCGAGCGCCTGAGACACCGCGCGTGCCGCGCTCTGGGTGTCGTTCGCGTCGGTTCCCGGCTTGGCCACCCGAGCACGGATCACGTACTCGTTGGCGGCCCCGAAGTTCTGGATCTCCGAGCCGGGAATCCCCTGGTGGTCCAGCCCGGTCCGCAGGGTGGCGACGTTGACCGGCGTGCGGCTCTGAATCTGCACCAGGGTGCCGCCGGTGAACTCGATGCTGTAGTTGAGGCCCCGGATGAGGAGCAGGAGCAGTCCGGGCAGAATGACCGCCGCCGTGGCGACGTAGGCGTAACGCCGGACCGAGATGAAGTCGTAGTGGGCGTTGGCGAAGAGTCTCAGCATGTCAGATACTCAGAGTGGACATGGCGGGCCGGCGGTCCAGCCAGATCATGAAGAACGTCCGGGTGACGAATACCGCGGTAATCATCGAGGCCGCGATGCCCATGATGAGGGTCACCGCGAAGCCCTTGACCGGGCCAGTGCCGAACTGAAAGAGGAAGAGCGCGGTGAGCACGGTGCTCACATTGGAGTCGATGATGGCATTCATCGCGTGCTTGAAGCCCTCGTCCACCGCCAGTCGGACGGTCTTCCCGTGGATGAGCTCCTCCCGGATCCGCTCGAAGATCAGCACGTTGGCGTCCACCGCGATGCCCACCGAGAGCACAATGCCCGCCAGACCCGGCAGGGTGAGCGTGGCCTCGATCATGGAGAGGCCGCCTACGGTGAAGAGGATG carries:
- the lptE gene encoding LPS assembly lipoprotein LptE; translation: MRLTSGLLASLSTVGLAACLYGFAGGGLPSNIKTVALLPFDNQTSEPTLTQEVAVRVRDAVQSRLGLRAASEAQADAVVRGTISRYEPDIPVQYSGNEGESQVNVTRRLVHITVSVQIQDQRAGKPLWERSGLLLEGDYTQGQEAQGRQKALDKLVTYIVEGAQSQW
- a CDS encoding peptidylprolyl isomerase gives rise to the protein MPCSRVRAGRWLVALCLGGLLPLVAAPLAAQQEAVIEQLAPLLAAEDARDFQPDLYRRALVSPDSLVRRIAAVGAGRIGDLRATPLLVPVLADPDSTVRVAAAFGLGLLRDTAAVQPLIDRLTGTPPLESVSAGEAVTALAKIGGRRVGEFFSAVLGHRVVLSVADPASVINQLVLESWRLGADAPIQGLLPFTDDTSGSVRWRAVFALARLRAPAAANRLLLALKDSDPFIRSLAARGMTRSFAETAKLAPASASDLLVRSVVDPSPLVKINALLALGSYHDSTLAVRVTPLLDDPLPNAQVQAADALGQLGGSEAAKGLLKVMKGKRTFAARRASLVALARIDTAAFAAAAAPWRGSADWRERAAAAEGSAVASPGKSPWFLADADGRVVAAGLLAWSDALQGPDPALLAAARPLLSHPDAGVRSVAADAVARAADPADLPALAAMYARTGHDSFPEAALSALGGILAIQKSGPAARARVEREFLQTSTRPANYLIRRWAEDNWSEAAERWGAAYPLATGRTLEDYRDLVRRYLTASDSVARPHVIIDTEGRGPIEVELLGPDAPLTVANFLRLVDRRFFDGHHWHRVVPNFVIQDGDPRGDGFGGPGGAIRDEINRIRYDGPVVGMALSGPDSGSSQWFINLSAQPHLDGTYTVFGRVVGGTVTLTRITQGDVIRTIRR
- a CDS encoding thioesterase family protein — protein: MTVPEVSETLVRVNYSETDQMGVVYHARYLVWLDIARTEHLRLSGMSYRELEHAGLRLVVGEVAVRYREPARFDDSLRIRCWVREVGSRRIDFGYSVEHAEDGRLLATAFTSLMALSTAMTLTRLPDAVRSALVAIPDPVRLQLGIERQTRGRQHAL
- a CDS encoding UDP-2,3-diacylglucosamine diphosphatase, with translation MRPDGKRSIFGAVLGHALVVVSDAHLGGAPPDVEERLLAFLEAVPTLGDCLLLNGDLFDFWFSYSRVVPRRGFHVAAALAGLGRRRLPIVMVGGNHDRWGGDFWARDLGIRFEPLLARFEIGRRQVLAIHGDGLTEPGLRATLVHRLINHRITAAVYRWIHPELGLRLVDIIGPHLGNHAPGEAAVGAAAERQRQWAERRLTSEPELGLLVMGHTHRAALSEAAPGRQYLNPGAWFDNGRYAVATETSAELRGFTPAAPPPPQPTAPR
- the murI gene encoding glutamate racemase, producing the protein MNRAPVGIFDSGIGGLTVAHAVFERLPRESTIYFGDTARVPYGPKSPETVRRYSQEILHWLLGQGVKAVVIACNTSTAHALETLQAESPVPVIGVIEPGARAAAAASVNGPIGVIGTAGTIASNAYARGIQRARPGAVVVQQPCPLFVPLVEEGWFEHPAAELIARDYLEPLRRVKVDTLVLGCTHYPLLKPLIQRVMGPSVQLIDSGEETASAVDLALRAAGIEAPPGVGARHRFAVSDDEARFRAVGSRFIGERLVAAEVVPLG
- a CDS encoding RidA family protein, translated to MPTGFVSTPDAPRAIGPYSQATRANGFLFTAGQVGFDPATGELVDGGIAEQTERVLANLGAILRAAGLELSSVVKTTVFLVDMADFARMNEVYAQAFGDHRPARSTVAVAALPRGARVEIEAVAVLPS
- a CDS encoding formate--tetrahydrofolate ligase; amino-acid sequence: MTTSVPSDIAIAQAAKLRPIQDVAAEVGLGPDDILLYGRHKAKISAEAIRARAPTGRLVLVTGINPTPAGEGKSTVTVGVSQALRRLGKKVMLCIREPSLGPVFGVKGGAAGGGYAQVVPMDEINLHFTGDFHAITSAHNLLSAMLDNHLHQGNVLNLDPRRITWPRTMDMNDRALRSIVISLGGINAGPVREDRFVIVPGSEIMAILALAADLTDLEARISRIIVGLTRDRKPVTAGELKAAGAMTLLLKDAILPNLVQTLEGGPALVHAGPFGNIAHGCNSLAATRLGLSLADIVLTEAGFGADLGAEKFFDIKCRFGGLKPEAAVVVATVRALKMHGGVKKDALGTPDVAALKRGMVNLEAHVKNVQKFGVPVIVALNRFTSDTEEEIRSVLAAAGTWGARAALSEVWAKGGAGGEAVAKEILATLAEGKAAFQPIYDAALPIKQKIEIIAREIYGAAGVDYSATADKAIAQCEGMGLGQTPVCMAKTQYSFSDDASKLGRPQGFRLTVRDVYPSAGAGFVVALAGEIMTMPGLSKTPSAEAIRVHADGTIEGLF